In one Octopus sinensis unplaced genomic scaffold, ASM634580v1 Contig14712, whole genome shotgun sequence genomic region, the following are encoded:
- the LOC118761529 gene encoding uncharacterized protein LOC118761529, giving the protein MRSTTATIIIVTVFCMFFKQRVEGADNIPSGSPLPHLLRLPAGSQESKPANNADDKSYIRLWKRKLKDGVNYEYTYHNPVKNGAINQQGSVTLFKTKDPKGGQPKSTGYLISYRTSEDFSFTNPLDSDWDVANSPYYYNNNNKNTNNNYYQSPYKYRTADNVGTPYSHPYSPDHQHNGNPAFHGYRRPTSLTTSPPHATEPRCYGERNFGYNSNVIYCCMYADRPQPSSSPYPKHVCWRQHITWGRRMQ; this is encoded by the coding sequence ATGAGGTCCACAACTGcaacgattataattgtaacagtGTTCTGTATGTTCTTTAAACAGCGTGTAGAGGGCGCCGACAACATCCCTTCTGGTTCTCCCCTTCCTCATCTCCTTCGTCTACCAGCGGGTTCCCAGGAAAGCAAACCAGCGAATAACGCCGACGACAAATCGTATATCAGACTTTGGAAAAGGAAGTTGAAGGACGGCGTTAACTATGAATACACGTACCACAACCCCGTTAAGAACGGAGCAATCAACCAGCAGGGCTCGGTGACGCTTTTTAAAACCAAAGATCCGAAAGGTGGTCAACCCAAATCTACGGGTTACTTGATTAGTTACCGAACAAGCGAAGACTTCAGTTTCACCAATCCCCTTGACTCTGATTGGGACGTTGCCAACAGTCCTTattactacaacaataacaacaaaaacaccaacaacaactactaccagAGCCCGTACAAATACCGGACCGCTGACAATGTCGGTACTCCGTACAGCCATCCTTATTCGCCGGACCACCAACACAACGGAAATCCGGCGTTTCACGGCTATCGGCGACCGACGTCGTTAACAACGTCCCCACCTCATGCGACGGAGCCTCGGTGCTACGGTGAACGAAATTTCGGCTACAACAGCAACGTAATTTACTGCTGTATGTATGCCGACCGCCCTCAGCCTAGTTCTTCTCCTTACCCTAAACATGTCTGTTGGCGCCAACATATCACATGGGGCCGCCGCATGCAATAA